The DNA window CACGGCAATTGAGCCGTGGAATCCAACACCCAGGCTATGGATTGATTAGCTTCACTGGGCTTCAATGGGGCCACGGCAATTGAGCCGTGGAATCACCACAACTCGCCCAGAGCATGTTCCAGCAGTATGCGGCTTCAATGGGGCCACGGCAATTGAGCCGTGGAATCTCCACCCGCTGAGGCGGACCAATACACATTGAACCCCGCTTCAATGGGGCCACGGCAATTGAGCCGTGGAATCTACCGTCGTCTTGACGCGATCGCGCGGCACATGGCGGCTTCAATGGGGCCACGGCAATTGAGCCGTGGAATCACCGCCTCTGAACGGGTCCGGTGTTTCCGACAGGTGGGCTTCAATGGGGCCACGGCAATTGAGCCGTGGAATCGGGAATCTCGTGGGCCAGATCGTCTGCGACAAGACGGCGCTTCAATGGGGCCACGGCAATTGAGCCGTGGAATCTTACGGGGTGCATGTGTGGGTCGTCGCGCATCCACAGCTTCAATGGGGCCACGGCAATTGAGCCGTGGAATCAATTTCAACGGCGAGCTACAGGCGCTCGTCGAGGATGCTTCAATGGGGCCACGGCAATTGAGCCGTGGAATCTTTGACGATGTAGCCAAACGTATTAATGATGAGTTTTAGCTTCAATGGGGCCACGGCAATTGAGCCGTGGAATCCGATTAGTGCCTGGGCCGATAGGGTGAAAGTTGCGCGGCTTCAATGGGGCCACGGCAATTGAGCCGTGGAATCTTGGATCGCGGCGCGACACTCAAATTGTTTCTTGCCCTGCTTCAATGGGGCCACGGCAATTGAGCCGTGGAATCCGAAGAGGACGAGTCCTTGAAGACGGCGTTCTTGGCGGCTTCAATGGGGCCACGGCAATTGAGCCGTGGAATCAGTTTGATTTGACAACCTGGTCCGCAACGGGAGTGACGGCTTCAATGGGGCCACGGCAATTGAGCCGTGGAATCATGCCTCCTCGGTTTATCCGGGGAGGCCTCCATGTCTGCTTCAATGGGGCCACGGCAATTGAGCCGTGGAATCCACGCTGTCCACGAATGGCACCGTCTACCCGCTGATGCTTCAATGGGGCCACGGCAATTGAGCCGTGGAATCCGATCAGCATTTCGTCCGACGCGATCACACCGACGCGGGGCTTCAATGGGGCCACGGCAATTGAGCCGTGGAATCTAAATCCTCGTAATCAATAACCACATCATCATGCTACCGCTTCAATGGGGCCACGGCAATTGAGCCGTGGAATCTCGTCACCTATGTGACCGCAGGCTCGGCAGCCGAAGCTTCAATGGGGCCACGGCAATTGAGCCGTGGAATCCATGGACATACATAGTGCCGGGGATGGAAACCGTTGCGCAGCTTCAATGGGGCCACGGCAATTGAGCCGTGGAATCCACGCGGAGGCCGAGACATGCCCCAAGCGATGACCTTCGGCTTCAATGGGGCCACGGCAATTGAGCCGTGGAATCCGCCTCGATCGGGCTCTTGGATTTGGCGGCCGTCTACGCGCTTCAATGGGGCCACGGCAATTGAGCCGTGGAATCGCGTGACGGTCGACGGCGTCGTCCGGACCAATCTCACGCTTCAATGGGGCCACGGCAATTGAGCCGTGGAATCACCCAGGAGCAATTGGCCGAGCGGCTCGGCGTCACCCGGCTTCAATGGGGCCACGGCAATTGAGCCGTGGAATCACCGGCGCGAATTGCTTGCACGACATTCGTAGTGCGGCTTCAATGGGGCCACGGCAATTGAGCCGTGGAATCGTGCGGTAAACGGCTGCGCCGTGACGATCGAGCCGCCGCCGCTTCAATGGGGCCACGGCAATTGAGCCGTGGAATCAGCCGCGCCACCCTCTACCGCTGGATGGCCGAGTACAGCTTCAATGGGGCCACGGCAATTGAGCCGTGGAATCTCTCCGCCAACGTCTACCTCGACGAGTTTGCATTCCATGCTTCAATGGGGCCACGGCAATTGAGCCGTGGAATCCCAGCTCCAGTCCGCAAACGCGACCGGGCACGGGTGCTTCAATGGGGCCACGGCAATTGAGCCGTGGAATCATACAGACGGCTACCGGCGCCCAATTCGTTTCGGCGCTTCAATGGGGCCACGGCAATTGAGCCGTGGAATCCGGGCGGCTATGAGGAAGGGCAAGCCCGGCTTGAGGCGGCTTCAATGGGGCCACGGCAATTGAGCCGTGGAATCTTCGGTACTGACACATCAATCGAACCGGTTGCACAGGCTTCAATGGGGCCACGGCAATTGAGCCGTGGAATCGGCAAAGATGGCGAACCAGGCATTCTAGAGTTCAGCTTGCTTCAATGGGGCCACGGCAATTGAGCCGTGGAATCTGGGAGGCGGGCATCCATCCGATTTCCCGCCAGACGCGCTTCAATGGGGCCACGGCAATTGAGCCGTGGAATCAACTCGTCACCGGTCACGCAGGAGGCGCTGACTCGCATGCTTCAATGGGGCCACGGCAATTGAGCCGTGGAATCCTCGATACGCCTCTATGACTCTCGCGGCATCGTGCGGCTTCAATGGGGCCACGGCAATTGAGCCGTGGAATCCCAATTCCAGGGGGGAAAAGTCCTGCACTTCATCCAGGCTTCAATGGGGCCACGGCAATTGAGCCGTGGAATCGGCCGAACGGAGCGCCGAAGACAACGCTTTCCACCGCGCTTCAATGGGGCCACGGCAATTGAGCCGTGGAATCCGCGCCGGAACATTGGTACGGCGGCGGCGGCGACGTGCTTCAATGGGGCCACGGCAATTGAGCCGTGGAATCATGGCGGAAATCTAACACTCTCCTCTTTTTGCCCCGCTTCAATGGGGCCACGGCAATTGAGCCGTGGAATCGTCGGTAACGGCACGTTGACGCGTGGCGTGTGGCAGCTTCAATGGGGCCACGGCAATTGAGCCGTGGAATCGAATTGAGGGACATTCTTTGCCGACACGGTGGCGATGGCTTCAATGGGGCCACGGCAATTGAGCCGTGGAATCAGCTCTTGGCGAACAGCTTATCAATACAGCGATTCAAGAGCATTCTGCGAGCACCTTTGTTCGACGAAACATTACATTGCGACACGTGCAGATTCCACCTCCTCTCATATTGAGTTGTTTTCCGCTCTCTCTCGTTTGTAGTCGTTGTGAACCGCGAGCGCTCCGCGGCCTTGCATCATTATAAGAGCGCTCGCGCAGTGCCCGGCAGCCTACACGACACGAGCACGCCGTTCCTCCCATTCAGCCTTGATCCCCATCGACTCAATGCGCTTGATGGGATTACTTTCTGTCGTGCCCAAATCGATGATGAGGACTTGATCTTCCCGTTGATCGATAATCTCAGTCAAGGCTGCCTTCATCCGCACGAGATCAATGTCCGGCAGATCGCACTGGAACACGGAAAACTGCAGATGAGCTCCGAAACCTTTCATGGTCTTAAAGACACGGCGCAAGCGTTTCGCATCGGCAATGTCATAGGTGACGAGGTAGTGGCGCCGCATGGGTTACCTTGTGGTGAACGGCGGCAAATCCGGAATCTCGCCGAGCAGATACCGGCCCAGCAGACGTGCTTGCACTTCGAGCACCCGTCTGTAGCTGATCTGATAGCCGAACACCGGATGAGTGATCTCCTGGCTCATTCGTCGCTCATAAGTCTCAATGAGCCGGCGGCGTCCTTCGGGCGTCAATGTGACCGACCCCATACGTTCGATCCAGTCACTGACCCGGATTTCGCCGTTATTGATGGCGGTCAAAACGGCGGAATCTGCAATGAGCGGCCGAAACTCCTCCATCATGTCCAACGCGAGCGCCGGGCGTCCGTATCGAGGCTGATGATAGAACCCCAGGTAAGGATCGAGCCCCACGCTCTGCAATACGACCGTCCACTCGCGCGCGAGCATCGAATAGAGCAGCGAGAGCATGGCATTGACCGGATCGCGCGGAGGACGGCGATTCCGGCCGTCGAAATCGAATCGTGCGCCCGGTTCGGCCTCCTTCAGCATCCCGGAAAATTCCGAGAAATAGCGGCGCGCGGCCGTGCCCTCGATGCCGAGCAGGGATTCCAACGACTCTGCCGTGCCGGCTTGCACTTGGTCCCGCTTCAAATCCTGGATCACGGTGTCCGGAGCGGCCCGATGGTTCCGCCGCAGCAAGGTTCTGGAATTAGCGATCTTCGCCTGCACGAAGCGTCGCGCCAGCGTCAGACAGCGCACCGGATCGGCCGCCACGGCGTATTGCCGTCGGCGCAGATCGACGTGCTTGTGCAGGAGACCGGAAGTCATCCCATAGAACCACCCCCCGCTGGAACAGTAGACGAGCGGAATGCCTCGTTTGCAGAGTTCCTGCACGACCTGCGTACTGACCTGCACGGCTCCATAGAGCACCACCTGCGAGGTCTCCACCAGGCGCGCTTCGCCGATGACTTCATCATGGTCCTTGATCTTCAGGCATTCGCCGTCCTTCGCCAGCTTTGCCCCCGGCGTCTGCACATGCAGCGGTAGCGCGTCGTCATTGGTGGGAACCAGTTTCCGAAGAGCCGGGCCCTCCCCTTCATGCGGAGTCCGGAGCCACCCCACCTCATCCGGCAGACAGAGCCCCACGAGCGAGCAGCGAGGACACTTCGGACTGTCGACCAGCGGCGGCGGAGCAATGGGGGCGGCCGTCGTCGCCTTCATCCCCTCCACCAATTCACGCGTACGGGCGACCAGTTCCTCGTCGAACAGCACCTCCACGCGTTCGCGAGATCCCACGAAATACAGCACCCCATGATCGCACGTAAACCCTTGTTCTCTGAGCAAGAGGCCTTGCAGACAGAGCTGGACCCGTTCCGGTTCCCACGCTCCCTGTGCCGTGTGCGGACGCTTGCCGCGCTTGTAGTCCACCGGCACGACCGTCGTGCCTTCGCCCTCCACCAGATCGATTTTCGCCGTCACCCCCAGATGTTCCGACGAGAGCCACACCGATCGCTGGTGGATGGTGGTGTCATTCGACTCGCCCTCCTCGGTCTGCCGGGTTTTCCTCGCCGGTGCTTGGTCCACCCGTCGATGGTGGAACCGCCCCTCGGCGGTCTCCGCATTGTCGGTGAACACCCCGTCGACCCATTCGAAGTAGGCCAGACGCGGGCAATAGGCAAACTCATTGACCATCCTGGCGGGGAGCAACGGGAGGTCGCTCCCCGTGGACGGGCCTAGGTATTTGTTCTCCATACCCCCTTATCGGCAGGAGGTCTGGAAATATTCAGTTGTCAAAGAACGGTCGACGGCTAAATCGCTCTGTTCTCATAACCGACGCCGGAGAACCCATGGAACATTCGATCTTGAGTAGCTCAACATCATCATGGTGGTGGAGGATCCTCCACCACCGGCACGAACTGGCCGAGGCCGAAGTGGGAAGAATGGCCGAGCGCGAGAGGGCCAGGAACAGGGTTGGGGAAGATCAGTCGAAATGCCCCGGCTAGGCGTCGGCCTCCGTCGTCACCAGCCTTGCGTCGGAAGCGCTTGAACTGAATCGGCCGCCAGCGACTAGCAATCGTGAAAACATGATGGTTATCCCAAAGTGGTTCGATAGTCACCATCGTCCGATCCACGCCAGCCAACTCAGGCCGCACATCGGCCAATTGCTTCCGAAGGTCTTCCTGAAGAAACGTGGCGCGAGCCTCTGGCGATCGCAAGTCGATTTGATGCTGACCTTTAGTTTTGGCGTAGCGCGTGGCAACGTATGGAGTTGAGGACTCCCATATCTTAGACGCACGCAATGGGCCGGGGGTATACTCGTCCGCTGCGCCCATACCCAACAGAAGCAGGAGAAGCGGATGGCGTTCCTCATCGTCCCAGCCCATCTTGAGTTCCCTTAGGCGGTCGAGTGCGCCCCGCTCATCTGGATCAAAACCTCCCGCCGCATATACCGTCAGGTGGTCCAGACGGCCGTCTCCATCCTCGTCAGTCGGCAGATAATACGCGTGCCGGTGGTTGATCAGCCGTTTCCCCTGGTGATCCTTGCCCGACAGCACGTCGGACCGTCCTCGAATGCCACCCTGCGCAGTCAACCTTCCGTGAATGCCCATCAGATTACGCCTCGCCGCTTCTGCTACAGGCAGAGTGTCAGTAACTAAGGGAAGAACGACTGAGTCGAGGGCATAACGGACGACTTGAATCAGGGAAGCACCTGATCGCTCGCGTGAGACCGTCGTACCCTTTGAACACCGCGGAAATACGGCGTGATACCACACTGTTCCCGCTGGGATTCGAGATCTAGAAAGTCGCTTGTCGTCTGTGTTTGCAAGTAAGATATCAACATCGAGAACTTGATCCCTCTTGTGCGCAAGAACAGGAACCGACCCAGAAATTATGCTCGTCCGCAGTTCGCAATTGATAGTGATATCCCTGCTGTTCTCAATCAGTTGCATTATTGTCCACGTCTCAGCACGTCCGAAGTAGTGGATGCGTCTCAGAAGCTGACGTAATAGATGGACTGCTTCTTCTGAAAGCCTACAAGAGGACCAGATCCAGTAAACGGGCTCAGCAGCAGGTACAGCACGATACTTGTCGAGAGCAAGTGTTGGTAGAGGAACTTTGACTTCCGGGACGTCCTTTGTCTTAGTGAACTTGACCTGAGTGGGATGGTACTGACGCAAGTCCTGTCCTTGCCAGGTTTGTGCGGGAAGATGGAACGATGGCAACTCACCGGCCAAAGCTTGAAGCAATTCATCGCGAAGATGCGTATTGTCAGTGCCCGTCTCACGTTGATACTGGAACCACCGTGCAGCCAGGGTGCGAATGAACCGCCATGGTGACGGCGGCCATTCACCCACTCGGTCTTCAAATGGATTCTGGTTCCAACGTGTGGCATGGAACCGTCCAAGCGGAAAGGTCTGTTCAATTACCACGGGCATAAATCAATCCTCTTCGTCATCGCTGTCTTCAGGCTCCGGCAAATCTTGGACTTGTGACGCAGCGGGCTCACTGTCTTCTACAGTCTTAAACAATTCGCTGGATGGGTAATACACCTTGACTACATTGTTACCGAATTCACAGTTGGAGATCGAATCCTTTATGCTCACGGACAGTTCGTCAGGTTTGTGGGAATGATCGTCTGGAACGTTTGGACCATCCATTTCATCCCACCATGCAATCCCACTGCAGAGCAATTGGCAACCTGTGCGGAAGCGGAACGGTGATTGGAGTAAGCGTTTAATTTTCCAAATGGCGAGGTCAAGAAGCAGGCGCTTCTGCTTTTCGTTCAATCCTGTATTGTTGCGCCCGTATGACCGGAGTAACGCCAGGTCTATAATAAAAGTCGCAACGATAGTATGGGACGTCTCCTCATCGACGGCGAATATAGGCTGACCGGAAGTGGTCTTGCCTAGACGGTCGAACTTAACGCCGGAACTTCCCACACGGGCAGCCCCAAAAGCCTCTAGATGTGCTGTGAGAATCCGGCTGAGCTTGATCTGCTCCTTGGCAAACATGACACCGTGGATGAGAGAGTTAGGGTCGTACGTGAACAGTGTACGGTAAATAGTCCACCACGTATCCGGCCATATAAAGTATGTTTTATCCTTCTTGACCTCCTTAATGCCGAACTCTTGACGCAGTTGGGCCCGGAACTTGACACCTACCCACTCTGCCGGAGCTGTCTTTTGCTGAGTTTCCTTCTTTCGAGACCCAGTTCCAATCTTTGTTTGCTTCTGAGTTTCAGTCTCCTGACTTTTCTGACGCCATGTGGGATTTATAAAGGCGTCAAGAAAATAGTCCGAGGCAAGGCGATGCCCTTCACTCAATGTTGTGCAGACTATAGTGTTGAGAGGATCATCCTGGGATGGAGCATCACCTTTATCCGTAACGCACTTGACATATGGGAGGCCTAAGAGATCCTCATGAAGGTCAGTCGGTCCGTCCATGCAAACGGACTCCAAGTGATTAGCCATGCTCGCAGGGCTGTCAACAATGCAGATCTTTTCTGAGCGTGAGTCTTCGCGAGGTGCATCATAAATAACATGGCCAATTTCAGGGAACCCGGCCGGTTGGAAACGTGCCATTCCTGCAACTGGTTCTAAGCACGCACGGATGGCGAGGCAAGCCGGGCCATCTGCCCTGAGAGCTTCCGCCTGCCAGTTGTTTTCATTGAGGTTCAGCTTGGGCATGCAATTCTCCTTTCATTCTTACTCGGGGATGGCAGCAACCAATCTTTTTTTAGCTGGGCAGCTACCTCGACAGGATCAACTGGAATCAGTAACGCCGCTGCAAATCGTTCTACATCAAGCGACATCTCATTGTCCGGCGGATCGAAGGTCCGCCAACCGGCGCTAAGATAGCGACGGCGCGCATGAGCGATTGCCTCCTGAACCTGATTTTGAAGAATCAGGTTCAGGAGGCATCGAATTGCAGCAGCATGAGGTTTTCGAGAGTCGTTCTGAGTAACTGGAAAGAGCAATTTTCCGTTCACTCTTATGTCCTGAGGCTCAACTATCGGTCGGAAGAGCGAGTATAGAGGATGGATTCTCTCAGAGGGCTCAATGGGCTTATCCTGCCAGTTACGAATCCCTTTGCTCCAATCAATGAGGGTCAATGCTGGGAGCCATCGTACCAGCAGTTCATCGTCGAATACGGATCCCCCTGTGAGATAGAGCGCAACCTTGGTGATACTGCACGGTCGCGACGCATGAAGTGGTGATAAATCAAGCTCTGTTGCGTCGAGGAGTCGACGGTGCAGTACATCGATTAGGCGTCTGGTCGGATTGCCCTCATGCCAAATGGCTCTATTGGGACGAGCCTTCGGAAACAAAGGGATGCCGCTCTCAGCTATCTCGACCCCAAAAATATTCACAAGCAAAGGATCTGCAGGTTTCGTTAAACCATCGATTAACGATGGTTCTCCCCGAATAGAGGCAATTCCGCGTGCCACACACAGTTCCGGAGGTGGTTCAGGCCACGCCCGATCGAACCAACTTACATCCAGTCTGGGCACCGGGACGCACCGCTCGCGCAAGTTTCTGTTTTGGTCGATACGCCGCTGCGTTTGCGCAATCAACAATAGCAATCTCTGCCATCTCTCGGAGTCCTCTGGCTCCTCGGATAGATGAATAATGGCGACCTCCACGGGACCGCGCAGTCCAACGAATTTTCCACGTTGCTTTGAATCTCTGGGTTCAAACGGAAGCCGGTCGATCCAACGCTTGGTGATGAGGGGTAGGAGAAGTCGTGAGTAGCGCAGACCTGCTTGGCGATGCACCTGAATCCGCTCCCGTGGCAATGCTTCGAAAACCTTTGCGCTCGTTGTCTGCCGGAACTCGAAACGTACAAATGCAGATATGCCCGCATCGACCCCTGCGTGAAGCGCGGCAGTCGCAAACTCGTGCGGAGCAGTGGCGGAACGCCCGTCCACCTCTGCCAGCCCTCCCTGTAACAATGCCGCGATCTCCGCCATTGCGGCAGGCTTATTCCATAGCGGAGCCCAGAACTCGCATCGTCCGTGAGCAACCTGCCCGTCAGTCGGTGGTTCCGTCGGGCGACACATAAAAGGGAAGACAGCTCTGCCTTTCGTTTGCGTTCCAATTCGTCTGTGAATCGCCCCACGAATGAGAAGAGCACCTTCTATAGCGAGCAAAAAAGACCAAGGAGAAAGCCGACCTTCCCGGTACCATTCCTGGCCACTGTTGAAGGTTTTATTGGAGTATACGAACCATGTACCAGCACTTTTAAGCTCAGGAAGCGGTTTATCCTCAACACCAAAAAGTGTGTGCTCAAGCCATGACCCGGCATCAGGCTTATTCGTCAACTCAAGACATCGCTTCCACACAGCTGCCAAGTCGCGTTTGCCTATATTTCCACCCGTCCCGAACAAGTCGTTGAAGATGCGCCGATTTGCTTGGACCATTACCGCGTCGAGACGATCTATGCGATCATCAGACTCGCATGCCCGCGCTTTGGGTATTGCATCACTATCATTCTTACTCGCAGTTTGGACAGGACCCCACCATCGCTCGAATGGAGCCGGCTTCCACTTTTTGAGCAAGTATGTGCACAAAGCTTCACGGTTAAGGACTGCGGTAGGGCCACATACAAGAAACCTTTCGTCTTTCCAGCAACCGCGAATGGCAATGTCCCCATTCATTTGAGTTGCGGCATGAAGCACCCCTAGAGCAGCAAGATAGTGGCCCAGACTTCCTGTATGAAGACCGCCTAGCATCAGCGGCTCAGGTGTGCAGCCAGACAATTCAAGGTCATATTGTGTATTGCCATTTTCATATTGAACCGACTGCTCGCTTACACTCGCGCCTCGCACAGACTCTCCCTGCTCATAGACCGGCGCTGTGCCCAACTGTTGAGCGATGTCCTGCATTTCCTCGATGGCAAGCAGAATATCTTCCAATGGCAATTGCGCCCAGCGCCGTAGTTGTTCTCGACGCGACCCCTCGAAGCTGGTCAAACGCCAGTCGAATTCTGAAATGTGTGGCCTATTTTCCGGCATCGTCTTCCAACCTCATGCGCAAGTGTTCGATATCAATCCTGTCCTGCTCTCGACCTGCCGCTTCTTTCATCTTGATCAGCGTGGGGATGCTGACGAATCGAACTTCTATGGCTCCATACAGCGGCTTGATCAATGCGTTGGCATACTCATCCTCAAACGGGAATGGCTCCTGGACGAATATGTCAATCGATGTATCACGGTGACGATCGCTCCACAGTTGCAACACCTGCATGTTCTTGTCGCGTATCCATCCCTCCCGTGTAGCTTGATCGGCAAATTGCTCCGCCGTGACCGGTGCCAGCGGCTTGTAACCGAGCGTCTGGAGCGAGGCAAATGCGCGCTTCACATTGTCCGGAATCAACTGGATGACGAAGTCGGCATCCTTGGTAAAGCGCAGATAGCCGTGCGCGTTCACGGCAAGCCCTCCGGCGACTAGATAGCGTACACCAGCTTCGTTTAACGCGCGAACAATGGCTTCAAAGCTGGCCAGTTTCACAATGTAGCCTCCTTCCCCTAGGGAGATATGTGTCCCGGCTGTTGTGTCATTGCTCTCTGCTCCGCGTCCCGACTAGCCCGCATATCCGCTGCCCGAAGGATGGCCTCAAGATAGGCCAGCCGGAACGGACCGAGTGTATGGCGAAGACCTAGCATGCGCTCAGCCCATGAAGGCAATCCACGAAACGGCACCTGTTCGCACAACCCCAATTCCATCGGTTCCAGCGAGAGTTGGACGGCTGGCGCAATCACATCGTCACCCAAATCAGTTGTCGGAAGCCTGTCGCTGTCCCATATTCCCCTGGCAAAACGGCGATCACCATCTGGACGCCTTTCACCAGGCAGCGAACGGATCGAGAGACGCACCTTCCCGTGGTGGGAAGCAACGAGATAAGCCACAAGGTTTCTTAGGTCGTCAGGAATCTTGTCGTTTTGTGGATCAAGGACTGATAAAGCGGAAGCAAGTTCATGACGGAAGTGCCGACGGCTATACTTCTTCCATCGCCCCGGCGCCTTGGCCCAAACTTCTCCAGGTTTTGGCGAACCATCAGGCAATGCTCCCCGAAAGACTTCGTGCGCTTTTCCTCGATCATGCCAGCGGGCGGCATGGCGAATTGCCTGCCCTTCGTCTTGGTTAACAGACAACGCATCGAGTATTTGATTCACTTCCTGGCAGAGATCCTCCGTATGTTCGGCAATGGTCTGCCAGCGCTTGATATGAGAGAGAGGGTCATCATCCGTAGCGTCTTCAACATCTCCATTTGTTCCTGTCGGCGGAGGAATCGGAACAACAGTATCTCTACTCTCCGGATTCCAGCCCATTTTCGTCGAATATCCTCCGGCTTTGACATGAATGAGAAACACTTGCCCTGGCGCGACCTTCCCTGCATCGGCCTTCTCCCACTTCCTATCAAGGAAATTCCACCGCCAGACTTTTCCGCTGTGTTGTTTAGCGAATTGTCGGAAGCCGGGTTTTTTTTCACTCCCGACCGGAGCAGAGCAAAGTTCATCGAGACGAGGGGCGGATTCCTCCTCCGACGGAGACTCATATCCTTTGAGCTGCTCCCAATCACGCCAAAACACCCGCACATCACTCTCTTCGATATCGCGAATAAAATGATCAATGTCAATGTCGTTACCGGCCAAGTCCGGCGTAGTGTCAAACAGATCAATCAGATCTTTTCGGCGTATCACATGCGTATGTTCAAAACGTAAGGGCAGTGAACTTTCGCAAAGGCTTTTTAACCCCACATCGGACAGTTTCTCCAACTGCTCTTCTCCGGCCTTGAAATCCTTCAGATCATAAGGGGCAACCAGATTTTCCGTAGCCGAACTCTTCGTTGGCATGACAATTCGATAAACTGCGGCATCAGCGTTTGCCTCCCCTCTGCGATTGCATCTGCCAAATCGTTGAACCAAAGACGCCCATGGGGCCGGCTCTGTGAACAATGTCGTCGCACTGAGGTCCACGCCCGCCTCGATGACCTGCGTACTGACAACGATGATGCCTGGCTGATCCGGTTCAATTGCAGCAAGCGCTCGCTCCACCTGTCTCTTTCGGTCCTCAGGCCTAAACCGCGAGTGCAGCAAGACGATAGCGGGTTCAGTGGCGTGGGGTTTACTCTTGGCATCAGCGTCTAGCACCTTGCACAGTTCACATGCCCGTTTGACTGTGTTGAGGATGACAATAGTGCGCTTACCCGGTTTATGGGCTTTGCGGACCTCTTTGGCCAGCACAGAGATGTCGCCCATTACTGCCTCGGTTTTCTTCAACGGCTTCTTCGCTGTCCAGCGCTTCTTGACCTCACCAGTGCGGTGGTCATCCTGATTTAGCGCGAGTTGCGAGAGGCTGTCTGCATGTTCTTTAAAATCTACAGTATTCAGCCAATCGCGATGCAACGTCGCGGACATCCATACACTGCGACAA is part of the Nitrospiraceae bacterium genome and encodes:
- the cas3 gene encoding CRISPR-associated helicase Cas3', producing the protein MSNHDEFARWFRQATGNEPYPFQIRFACEPELPELVDVPTGLGKTAMAVLGWLWRRRFAEETVRKATPRRLVYCLPMRVLVEQTKGETSKWIAEIQKRYPTEMVQPLKVHVLMGGEDEEDWDIYPECDQIIIGTQDMLLSRALNRGYAATRSRWPVKFGLLNTDCLWVFDEIQLMGAGLSTTTQLDAFRRVLPAKDSDNAKNGHGCRSVWMSATLHRDWLNTVDFKEHADSLSQLALNQDDHRTGEVKKRWTAKKPLKKTEAVMGDISVLAKEVRKAHKPGKRTIVILNTVKRACELCKVLDADAKSKPHATEPAIVLLHSRFRPEDRKRQVERALAAIEPDQPGIIVVSTQVIEAGVDLSATTLFTEPAPWASLVQRFGRCNRRGEANADAAVYRIVMPTKSSATENLVAPYDLKDFKAGEEQLEKLSDVGLKSLCESSLPLRFEHTHVIRRKDLIDLFDTTPDLAGNDIDIDHFIRDIEESDVRVFWRDWEQLKGYESPSEEESAPRLDELCSAPVGSEKKPGFRQFAKQHSGKVWRWNFLDRKWEKADAGKVAPGQVFLIHVKAGGYSTKMGWNPESRDTVVPIPPPTGTNGDVEDATDDDPLSHIKRWQTIAEHTEDLCQEVNQILDALSVNQDEGQAIRHAARWHDRGKAHEVFRGALPDGSPKPGEVWAKAPGRWKKYSRRHFRHELASALSVLDPQNDKIPDDLRNLVAYLVASHHGKVRLSIRSLPGERRPDGDRRFARGIWDSDRLPTTDLGDDVIAPAVQLSLEPMELGLCEQVPFRGLPSWAERMLGLRHTLGPFRLAYLEAILRAADMRASRDAEQRAMTQQPGHISP